The following are from one region of the Sandaracinus amylolyticus genome:
- a CDS encoding alpha/beta fold hydrolase: protein MRYDEWRASGREVELEGVRVFVRDRGEGRALVFLHGFPTSSFDWAEVIARLETRFRCIAFDFLGFGGTPPVARIDYAAQCDLAIRVMRASGVERCVIVAHDYAVSIAQELLARRREGALSGIEIEGVVFMNGGIEPTLHRALLVQKLLAGPLGPWLAPVLVTKRTFARSMGRLITRMDRFDVDEHWRGVRVHAARAPRLLHYIAERKTYAERWRAAFRDRSVPVALVWGTRDPVSGGHVLAWAREARPDAEVLALDVGHYPQVEATEECVAAIERFVAGVG, encoded by the coding sequence ATGCGATACGACGAGTGGCGCGCGAGCGGGCGCGAGGTCGAGCTCGAGGGGGTGCGGGTGTTCGTGCGCGATCGCGGGGAAGGGCGGGCGCTCGTCTTCCTCCACGGGTTCCCGACCTCGAGCTTCGACTGGGCGGAGGTGATCGCGCGATTGGAGACGCGGTTCCGCTGCATCGCGTTCGACTTCCTCGGGTTCGGTGGGACCCCGCCGGTCGCGCGCATCGACTACGCGGCGCAGTGCGATCTCGCGATTCGCGTGATGCGCGCGAGCGGGGTCGAGCGCTGCGTGATCGTCGCGCACGACTACGCGGTGTCGATCGCGCAGGAGCTCCTGGCGCGGCGTCGCGAGGGCGCGCTCTCGGGGATCGAGATCGAGGGCGTGGTCTTCATGAACGGCGGGATCGAGCCGACGCTGCACCGCGCGCTCCTCGTGCAGAAGCTCCTCGCGGGGCCGCTCGGTCCGTGGCTCGCGCCGGTGTTGGTGACCAAGCGGACGTTCGCGCGATCGATGGGTCGACTGATCACGCGGATGGATCGTTTCGACGTGGACGAGCACTGGCGCGGCGTGCGGGTGCATGCGGCGCGGGCGCCGCGCCTGCTGCACTACATCGCGGAGCGGAAGACGTACGCGGAGCGATGGCGCGCGGCGTTCCGCGATCGATCGGTGCCGGTCGCGCTGGTGTGGGGGACGCGCGATCCGGTGTCGGGCGGGCACGTGCTCGCGTGGGCGCGCGAGGCGCGACCGGACGCCGAGGTGCTCGCGCTCGACGTCGGGCACTACCCGCAGGTCGAAGCGACCGAGGAGTGCGTCGCGGCGATCGAGCGCTTCGTGGCGGGCGTGGGTTGA
- a CDS encoding ABC transporter ATP-binding protein, translating to MARKKPWWMTQEKRDLASFLRDRELLLAALRDSARTFGLVWSTHRPLGAALLALGALGAALPAAIAWTGHWIVDAIQRAVEHPEARREVLIAVGIELALVLASNAIKRVQTVVHGLLRALVAERANEMILEKALGLELVDFENPGFYDTLSQARSGASHYPLGHVMNVLSLGQSVLALFGLAALLIPLSPLAVLVLIAAAIPQFVVETRFSRDAFRLFRWRSEETRKQNYLETVLASSDHAKETKLFGLGDMLLEKYRAIFWKLWKEDRDLTIRRGLWGLAIGSLGTLAFYAIYAWIAWQAALGAISLADMTMYLLVFRQGQSTLGNVFSGASTLYEDVLYLTAFWEFLDHRDEDAPSGTATSGPDPLDGVRFQNVWYTYPGAKEPALRGVDLHLPPRRKLALVGENGAGKTTIIKLLTRLYRPSQGRITLDGLPLDEWDERALRRRMGVIFQDFVQYQWLVGENIGVGDVSAFDDEARWKEAAEKGSASDFVSSLPKGFHTQLGHWFDEGQELSLGQWQKIALSRAFMRRDADILVLDEPTASMDAEAEARIFARFRALTEQRTAVLISHRFSTVRMADRIAVIEGGVVTEHGSHDELMALGGRYARLFTLQAQGYR from the coding sequence GTGGCGCGCAAGAAACCCTGGTGGATGACGCAGGAGAAACGAGACCTCGCCTCGTTCCTCCGCGATCGTGAGCTGCTCCTCGCCGCGCTGCGCGACTCGGCGCGCACGTTCGGCCTCGTGTGGAGCACACACCGCCCGCTCGGTGCCGCGCTCCTCGCGCTCGGCGCCCTGGGCGCCGCGCTCCCAGCCGCGATCGCGTGGACCGGCCACTGGATCGTCGATGCGATCCAGCGCGCGGTCGAGCACCCCGAGGCGCGTCGCGAGGTCCTGATCGCGGTCGGCATCGAGCTCGCGCTCGTGCTCGCGTCGAATGCGATCAAGCGCGTGCAGACCGTCGTCCACGGGCTCCTCCGCGCGCTCGTCGCGGAGCGCGCGAACGAGATGATCCTCGAGAAGGCGCTCGGCCTCGAGCTCGTCGACTTCGAGAACCCCGGCTTCTACGACACGCTCTCGCAGGCGCGCAGCGGCGCGTCGCACTACCCGCTCGGCCACGTGATGAACGTGCTGAGCCTCGGCCAGAGCGTGCTCGCGCTCTTCGGCCTCGCCGCGCTCCTGATCCCGCTCTCGCCGCTCGCGGTGCTCGTGCTGATCGCCGCCGCGATCCCGCAGTTCGTCGTCGAGACGCGCTTCAGCCGCGACGCGTTCCGCCTCTTCCGATGGCGCTCCGAGGAGACGCGCAAGCAGAACTACCTCGAGACCGTGCTCGCGAGCTCCGATCACGCGAAGGAGACGAAGCTCTTCGGGCTCGGCGACATGCTGCTCGAGAAGTACCGCGCGATCTTCTGGAAGCTCTGGAAGGAGGATCGCGACCTCACGATCCGTCGCGGCCTCTGGGGCCTCGCGATCGGCAGCCTCGGCACCCTCGCGTTCTACGCCATCTACGCGTGGATCGCGTGGCAGGCCGCGCTCGGCGCGATCTCGCTCGCCGACATGACGATGTACCTGCTCGTGTTCCGCCAGGGCCAGAGCACGCTCGGCAACGTCTTCTCGGGCGCCTCCACGCTCTACGAGGACGTCCTCTACCTCACTGCGTTCTGGGAGTTCCTCGATCACCGCGACGAGGACGCCCCGAGCGGCACCGCGACCAGCGGTCCCGATCCCCTCGACGGAGTCCGCTTCCAGAACGTCTGGTACACGTACCCCGGCGCGAAGGAGCCCGCGCTGCGCGGCGTCGACCTGCACCTGCCTCCGCGCCGCAAGCTCGCGCTCGTCGGCGAGAACGGCGCCGGCAAGACGACGATCATCAAGCTCCTCACGCGGCTCTATCGCCCGAGCCAGGGCCGCATCACGCTCGACGGTCTGCCCCTCGACGAGTGGGACGAGCGCGCGCTGCGCCGTCGCATGGGCGTCATCTTCCAGGACTTCGTGCAGTACCAGTGGCTCGTCGGCGAGAACATCGGCGTCGGCGACGTGAGCGCGTTCGACGACGAGGCGCGCTGGAAGGAAGCCGCCGAGAAGGGCTCCGCGAGCGACTTCGTGTCCTCGCTGCCGAAGGGCTTCCACACCCAGCTCGGCCACTGGTTCGACGAGGGCCAGGAGCTCTCGCTCGGTCAGTGGCAGAAAATCGCCCTCTCGCGCGCGTTCATGCGCCGCGACGCCGACATCCTGGTCCTCGACGAGCCCACCGCGTCGATGGATGCCGAGGCCGAGGCCCGCATCTTCGCCCGCTTCCGCGCGCTCACCGAGCAGCGGACCGCCGTCTTGATCTCGCACCGGTTCAGCACGGTGCGTATGGCGGATCGCATCGCGGTCATCGAGGGCGGCGTCGTGACCGAGCACGGCTCGCACGACGAGCTCATGGCCCTCGGAGGTCGCTACGCCCGCCTGTTCACTCTACAAGCCCAAGGCTATCGGTGA
- a CDS encoding aldehyde dehydrogenase family protein — protein MDGSLIKRVFETMEYGPAPEADGPAKEWLDRHERRFGHYIGGSWRPANEHFATNAPGRKNAKLADIAQGTDADVDAAVQAATKALPAWQKLGGHGRARYLYAIARHVQKHARLLSVLESLDNGKPIRESRDVDVPLVARHFYHHAGWAQLMESELPDSAPIGVVGQIIPWNFPLLMLAWKIAPALAMGNTLVLKPAELTPLTALLFAEICHEVGLPPGVVNIVTGDGRTGAALTAHPGVAKIAFTGSTEVGRIIRKATAGTGKKLSMELGGKSPFVVFEDADLDSVVEGVVDAIWFNQGQVCCAGSRILAQESVAPELLAKLRARMETLRVGDPLDKAIDIGAIVAPVQLERIQELVKQGVDEGASLWQPSWSCPTDGVFYPPTVLSDVQPASTVAQVEIFGPVVVFMTFRTPEEAVSLANNTTYGLAASVWTESLNLALDVAPKIKAGTVWINCTNVFDAASGFGGYRESGYGREGGKEGLYEYVKPRWMAETKRAKKDAKSAAKLSPAATGLAPAPQPNDNGVPAIDRTAKLYIGGKQARPDGSYVLPVLDPKGRVVGHVGQGNRKDLRNAVEAAHAASGWSKQTAHLRAQVLYYLAENLEARSAELAERIAAMTGDRKRAQAEVKKSVERLFTYGAWADKHDGLVHATPHRNVTIAMNEPIGVVGIVCGDAHPLLGFVSAVAPCIAMGNTVVVVPSERAPLAATDLYQVFDTSDLPGGVVNIVTGTRDELAPVLAAHDGVDSIWYLAEEGPLVAAVESASAGNMKRTFCGERDWMDDTQGAGRELLREATQVKNIWVPYGE, from the coding sequence ATGGACGGATCCCTCATCAAGCGAGTGTTCGAGACGATGGAGTACGGACCTGCGCCCGAGGCCGACGGGCCCGCGAAGGAGTGGCTCGATCGACACGAGCGTCGATTCGGGCACTACATCGGTGGCAGTTGGCGTCCTGCGAACGAGCACTTCGCGACGAACGCGCCGGGCCGCAAGAACGCGAAGCTCGCCGACATCGCGCAGGGCACCGACGCCGACGTCGACGCCGCGGTGCAGGCCGCGACGAAGGCGCTGCCCGCGTGGCAGAAGCTCGGCGGTCACGGCCGCGCTCGTTATCTGTACGCGATCGCGCGCCACGTGCAGAAGCACGCGCGACTGCTCTCGGTCCTCGAGTCGCTCGACAACGGAAAGCCGATCCGCGAGTCGCGCGACGTCGACGTGCCGCTCGTCGCGCGCCACTTCTATCACCACGCGGGCTGGGCCCAGCTCATGGAGAGCGAGCTGCCCGACAGCGCGCCGATCGGCGTCGTCGGTCAGATCATCCCGTGGAACTTCCCGCTGCTCATGCTCGCGTGGAAGATCGCGCCCGCGCTCGCGATGGGGAACACGCTGGTGCTCAAGCCGGCGGAGCTCACGCCGCTCACCGCGCTGCTCTTCGCCGAGATCTGCCACGAGGTCGGCCTGCCTCCGGGCGTCGTGAACATCGTGACCGGCGACGGCCGCACCGGCGCCGCGCTCACCGCGCATCCCGGGGTCGCGAAGATCGCGTTCACGGGCTCGACCGAGGTCGGCCGCATCATCCGCAAGGCGACCGCGGGCACCGGCAAGAAGCTCTCGATGGAGCTCGGCGGCAAGTCGCCCTTCGTCGTCTTCGAGGACGCGGATCTCGACAGCGTGGTCGAGGGCGTCGTCGACGCGATCTGGTTCAACCAAGGTCAGGTGTGCTGCGCGGGCTCGCGCATCCTCGCGCAGGAGAGCGTCGCGCCCGAGCTGCTCGCGAAGCTGCGCGCGCGCATGGAGACGCTGCGGGTCGGCGATCCGCTCGACAAGGCGATCGACATCGGCGCGATCGTCGCGCCGGTGCAGCTCGAGCGCATCCAGGAGCTCGTGAAGCAGGGCGTCGACGAGGGCGCGTCGTTGTGGCAGCCGAGCTGGAGCTGCCCGACCGACGGCGTGTTCTATCCGCCGACCGTGCTGAGCGACGTGCAGCCCGCGAGCACCGTCGCGCAGGTCGAGATCTTCGGACCGGTCGTCGTGTTCATGACGTTCCGCACGCCGGAAGAAGCGGTCTCGCTCGCGAACAACACGACGTACGGTCTCGCCGCGAGCGTGTGGACCGAGAGCCTCAATCTCGCGCTCGACGTCGCGCCGAAGATCAAGGCGGGCACGGTGTGGATTAACTGCACCAACGTGTTCGACGCGGCGAGCGGCTTCGGCGGCTATCGCGAGAGCGGCTACGGGCGCGAAGGCGGCAAGGAAGGCCTCTACGAGTACGTGAAGCCGCGCTGGATGGCCGAGACCAAGCGCGCGAAGAAGGACGCGAAGAGCGCGGCGAAGCTCTCGCCCGCCGCGACCGGCCTCGCGCCCGCGCCGCAGCCGAATGACAACGGCGTCCCCGCGATCGATCGCACCGCGAAGCTCTACATCGGCGGCAAGCAGGCGCGCCCCGATGGCTCGTACGTGCTGCCGGTGCTCGACCCGAAGGGCCGCGTCGTCGGCCACGTCGGTCAGGGCAACCGCAAGGACCTGCGCAATGCGGTCGAGGCCGCGCACGCCGCGAGCGGATGGTCCAAGCAGACCGCGCACCTGCGCGCGCAGGTCCTCTACTACCTCGCGGAGAACCTCGAGGCGCGCAGCGCCGAGCTCGCGGAGCGCATCGCGGCGATGACCGGTGATCGCAAGCGCGCGCAGGCCGAGGTGAAGAAGAGCGTCGAGCGTCTCTTCACGTACGGCGCGTGGGCCGACAAGCACGACGGCCTCGTGCACGCGACGCCGCACCGCAACGTGACGATCGCGATGAACGAGCCGATCGGCGTGGTGGGCATCGTGTGCGGCGACGCGCATCCGCTGCTCGGCTTCGTGAGCGCGGTCGCCCCGTGCATCGCGATGGGCAACACGGTCGTCGTGGTGCCGAGCGAGCGCGCACCGCTCGCGGCGACCGACCTCTACCAGGTGTTCGACACCAGCGATCTCCCGGGCGGCGTGGTGAACATCGTGACCGGCACGCGCGACGAGCTCGCACCGGTGCTCGCCGCGCACGACGGCGTCGACTCGATCTGGTACCTCGCGGAAGAGGGCCCGCTCGTCGCGGCGGTGGAGAGCGCGAGCGCGGGCAACATGAAGCGCACGTTCTGCGGCGAGCGCGACTGGATGGACGACACCCAGGGCGCAGGCCGCGAGCTGCTGCGCGAAGCGACCCAGGTGAAGAACATCTGGGTCCCCTACGGCGAATAG
- the deoC gene encoding deoxyribose-phosphate aldolase, with translation MDDGLRTAPETSATHSHERNPGTELHLDWVEDVRVNKSAVERRCATLPGRRTVKKEWQIAWLLKAITLIDLTTLAGDDTPGNVRRLCAKARQPVRRDLLEGLGVADLPITTGAVCVYHDLVRTAVESLEGTSIPVAAVSTGFPAGLTPLDVRLEEIRRSVADGAKEIDIVIHRANVLTGDWRTLYDEVRAMRAACGAAHMKAILATGELATLRNVAKASMVCMMAGADFIKTSTGKESVNATLPFSLVMVRAIREYRERTGHVVGYKPAGGIRTAKQALEYMALMKEELGRDYLEPDLFRFGASALLSDIERQLEFHLTGRYSAFNRHPMA, from the coding sequence ATGGACGACGGACTCCGGACTGCGCCCGAGACGAGCGCCACCCACTCCCACGAGCGAAACCCCGGCACCGAGCTGCACCTCGACTGGGTCGAGGACGTTCGCGTCAACAAGAGCGCGGTCGAGCGTCGATGCGCGACGCTGCCCGGCCGGCGCACCGTGAAGAAGGAGTGGCAGATCGCGTGGTTGCTCAAGGCGATCACGCTGATCGATCTGACCACGCTCGCGGGCGACGACACCCCCGGCAACGTGAGAAGGCTCTGCGCGAAGGCGCGCCAGCCGGTGCGCCGTGATCTGCTCGAGGGCCTCGGCGTCGCGGATCTGCCGATCACGACGGGCGCGGTCTGCGTCTATCACGACCTCGTGCGCACCGCGGTCGAGTCGCTCGAGGGCACGAGCATCCCGGTCGCCGCGGTGAGCACCGGATTCCCCGCGGGCCTCACGCCGCTCGACGTGCGGCTCGAGGAGATCCGTCGCTCGGTCGCCGACGGCGCGAAGGAGATCGACATCGTCATCCACCGCGCGAACGTGCTGACCGGCGACTGGCGCACGCTCTACGACGAGGTCCGCGCGATGCGCGCGGCGTGCGGCGCGGCGCACATGAAGGCGATCCTCGCGACCGGCGAGCTCGCGACGCTGCGCAACGTCGCGAAGGCGTCGATGGTCTGCATGATGGCGGGCGCCGACTTCATCAAGACGTCGACCGGCAAGGAGAGCGTCAATGCGACGCTGCCCTTCTCGCTCGTGATGGTGCGCGCGATTCGCGAGTATCGAGAGCGGACTGGCCACGTCGTCGGATACAAGCCCGCCGGCGGAATCCGCACTGCGAAACAAGCGCTCGAGTACATGGCGCTGATGAAGGAAGAGCTCGGCCGCGACTATCTCGAGCCCGACCTCTTCCGATTCGGCGCGAGCGCGCTCCTGAGCGACATCGAGCGCCAGCTCGAATTCCACCTCACGGGTCGCTACTCCGCATTCAATCGCCATCCGATGGCCTGA